The Kitasatospora sp. NBC_00374 genome has a segment encoding these proteins:
- a CDS encoding DUF4193 domain-containing protein, producing the protein MATDYDAPRHNSDESDESIEELKSRRNDKSTGSVDADFEAVEGLELPGADLSGEELTVQVLPEQQDEFTCSSCFMVHHRSQLAGKDKNGRPICKECAS; encoded by the coding sequence TTGGCAACCGACTACGACGCGCCGCGCCACAACAGCGACGAATCGGACGAAAGTATCGAAGAACTCAAGAGTCGGCGCAACGACAAGTCGACCGGCTCGGTCGACGCCGACTTCGAGGCCGTCGAAGGCCTCGAGCTCCCTGGCGCCGACCTCTCCGGCGAGGAGCTGACCGTCCAGGTGCTGCCCGAGCAGCAGGACGAGTTCACCTGCTCGAGCTGCTTCATGGTCCACCATCGCAGCCAGCTCGCGGGCAAGGACAAGAACGGCCGCCCCATCTGCAAGGAGTGCGCCTCCTGA
- a CDS encoding response regulator, whose protein sequence is MSAPALRIVLAEDGVLLREGLVGLLARFGHRVVAAVGDAHALHAAVADHPPDIVITDVRMPPGQTDEGLRAAVALRERRPGLPVLVLSQYVQRSYAAQLLDSGTGTGVGYLLKDRISQVEEFVAAVAAVAAGGTVVDPEVVRRLLGRRRDPLERLTPREREVLALIAEGRSNAAICRALVLSEAAVGKHIGNILMKLDLPPAEETHRRVLAVLRFLGA, encoded by the coding sequence ATGAGCGCCCCCGCCCTGCGCATCGTCCTCGCCGAGGACGGTGTCCTGCTGCGCGAGGGCCTCGTCGGCCTGCTCGCCCGCTTCGGGCACCGGGTGGTCGCCGCGGTCGGCGACGCCCACGCCCTGCACGCGGCCGTCGCCGACCACCCGCCGGACATCGTCATCACCGACGTCCGGATGCCACCGGGGCAGACCGACGAGGGCCTGCGCGCCGCCGTCGCGCTGCGCGAGCGGCGGCCGGGCCTGCCCGTGCTCGTCCTCAGCCAGTACGTCCAGCGGTCGTACGCCGCGCAGCTGCTCGACTCCGGCACCGGGACCGGCGTCGGCTATCTGCTCAAGGACCGGATCAGCCAGGTCGAGGAGTTCGTGGCGGCGGTCGCCGCGGTGGCGGCCGGCGGCACGGTCGTCGACCCGGAGGTCGTCCGCCGGCTGCTCGGCCGCCGCCGCGATCCGCTGGAGCGGCTGACCCCGCGCGAGCGTGAAGTGCTGGCCCTGATCGCGGAGGGCCGGTCCAACGCGGCGATCTGCCGGGCACTGGTCCTGTCGGAGGCCGCCGTGGGCAAGCACATCGGCAACATCCTCATGAAGCTCGACCTGCCGCCGGCCGAGGAGACCCACCGCCGGGTGCTGGCCGTGCTGCGGTTCCTCGGGGCCTGA
- a CDS encoding RNA polymerase sigma factor: MNEVLLRSLTPSVLAILVRRGADFAAAEDAVQDALVEAVRVWPADPPRDPKGWLVTVAWRRFLDATRADAARRRREDLVDEQPAPGPAPAVDDTLQLYFLCAHPSLTPSSAVALTLRAVGGLTTRQIARAYLVPEATMAQRISRAKRTVSGVRFDRPGDVATVLRVLYLVFNEGYSGDVDLAAEAIRLTRQLAAHVDHPEVAGLLALMLLHHARRATRTAADGSLVPLAEQDRGRWDTGSIAEGVWILQAALARDRLGEFQAQAAIAALHADAPTAEETDWVQIVEWYDELVRLTDSPVVRLNRAVAVGEADGPRAGLAALAALDDSLPRHAAVAAYLRERDGDLATAARLYAEAARNAPNLAERDHLTRQAARLNERRRR, from the coding sequence GTGAACGAGGTCCTGCTCCGGAGCCTCACGCCGAGCGTGCTCGCCATCCTCGTCCGCCGCGGAGCCGACTTCGCGGCGGCCGAGGACGCGGTGCAGGACGCGCTGGTGGAGGCGGTCCGCGTCTGGCCGGCCGACCCACCGCGGGATCCGAAGGGCTGGCTGGTCACCGTGGCCTGGCGCCGGTTCCTCGACGCGACCCGGGCGGACGCCGCCCGCCGCCGGCGTGAGGACCTCGTCGACGAGCAGCCGGCACCCGGGCCCGCGCCCGCGGTGGACGACACGCTCCAGCTCTACTTCCTGTGCGCCCACCCGTCACTGACACCGTCGTCCGCGGTCGCGCTCACGCTGCGCGCCGTCGGCGGGCTGACCACCCGCCAGATCGCCCGGGCCTACCTGGTGCCCGAGGCGACCATGGCGCAGCGGATCAGCCGGGCCAAGCGCACGGTCTCCGGCGTGCGGTTCGACCGGCCCGGCGACGTCGCCACCGTGCTGCGCGTCCTCTACCTGGTCTTCAACGAGGGCTACTCCGGCGACGTCGACCTCGCCGCCGAAGCCATCCGGCTCACCCGGCAGCTCGCGGCCCACGTCGACCACCCCGAGGTCGCGGGGCTGCTCGCCCTCATGCTGCTCCACCACGCCCGGCGCGCCACCCGGACCGCGGCCGACGGCAGCCTGGTGCCGCTCGCCGAGCAGGACCGCGGCCGATGGGACACCGGGTCGATCGCCGAGGGCGTCTGGATCCTGCAGGCGGCCCTCGCCCGGGACCGGCTGGGCGAGTTCCAGGCCCAGGCCGCCATCGCCGCGCTCCACGCCGACGCGCCGACCGCCGAGGAGACCGACTGGGTGCAGATCGTCGAGTGGTACGACGAGCTCGTGCGCCTGACCGACAGCCCGGTCGTCCGGCTCAACCGCGCGGTGGCCGTCGGCGAGGCCGACGGACCGCGCGCCGGGCTGGCGGCGCTCGCGGCGCTGGACGACTCACTCCCCCGCCACGCGGCGGTGGCGGCGTACCTCCGCGAGCGCGACGGCGACCTGGCGACGGCGGCGCGGCTGTACGCGGAGGCGGCCCGGAACGCGCCCAACCTCGCCGAGCGCGACCACCTGACCCGCCAGGCCGCCCGGCTCAACGAGCGCCGGCGTCGCTGA
- a CDS encoding SDR family NAD(P)-dependent oxidoreductase, which translates to MSPQLEGKVAVVTGGASGVGLGIAQEFVANGAHVVITDLRRAPLDEAVAAIGPNCSGIVADVTRLADMEAAYRQVKERHGRLDAVVANAGIGAHAPLGAITEEQFDRTFGVNAKGVLFTVQPALALLPPGGTVVVIGSTASIQPPRGMSLYGGSKAAVRNFVRAWIQDTKGSGVRMNILSPGAVDTASLRSALAMAQGADQVEAAVKVMGEGNPSGRIADPREMGRAAVFLSSDASSFITGVELFADGGMAQV; encoded by the coding sequence ATGAGCCCTCAGCTCGAAGGAAAGGTCGCGGTCGTCACGGGCGGCGCGTCCGGGGTCGGCCTGGGCATCGCCCAGGAGTTCGTCGCCAACGGCGCCCACGTGGTCATCACCGACCTGCGGCGAGCGCCGCTGGACGAGGCGGTCGCGGCGATCGGGCCGAACTGCTCGGGGATCGTCGCCGACGTCACCAGGCTCGCGGACATGGAGGCCGCCTACCGGCAGGTGAAGGAGCGTCACGGACGACTCGACGCGGTCGTGGCCAACGCCGGGATCGGCGCGCACGCCCCGCTCGGCGCGATCACCGAGGAACAGTTCGACCGGACCTTCGGCGTCAACGCCAAGGGCGTCCTGTTCACCGTCCAGCCCGCGCTCGCGCTGCTGCCGCCCGGCGGTACCGTCGTCGTCATCGGCTCCACGGCGTCCATCCAGCCGCCGCGCGGGATGAGCCTGTACGGCGGTTCGAAGGCCGCGGTGCGCAACTTCGTCCGGGCCTGGATCCAGGACACCAAGGGGTCGGGCGTCCGGATGAACATCCTCAGCCCCGGCGCGGTCGACACCGCCTCCCTGCGCAGCGCGCTGGCGATGGCGCAGGGGGCGGACCAGGTCGAAGCCGCCGTCAAGGTCATGGGAGAGGGCAACCCGAGCGGGCGAATCGCCGACCCGCGCGAGATGGGCAGGGCCGCGGTCTTCCTCTCCAGCGACGCGTCCAGCTTCATCACCGGCGTCGAACTGTTCGCGGACGGCGGCATGGCCCAGGTCTGA
- the pip gene encoding prolyl aminopeptidase gives MVDLYPPTSPYDRGLLDTGDGNRIYYEQLGNPQGKPALFVHGGPGAGAPQRPTSAWDPECYRVIRFDQRNCGRSTPHASDPAADMSLNTTQHLIDDMERLRAHLGIERWLLDGGSWGSTLILAYAQQHPERVSEIVIQAVTTTRRSETDWLYRGAGRFYPEAWDRFRDGVPEDERDGDLLAAYARLMENPDRAVREKAAADWLAWEDAVISNEPNGVPGMYSNQEVDAQIAFVRICAHYFSNGAWLEEDQLLRDAHRLAGIPAVLVHGRHDMGSPVQTAWELAKAWPDARLHIFEDSGHVGGEAMRHTVRAAIEEFKKR, from the coding sequence ATGGTTGACCTCTACCCTCCCACCAGTCCCTACGACCGCGGTCTTCTCGACACCGGGGACGGCAACCGCATCTACTACGAACAGCTCGGCAACCCTCAGGGCAAGCCCGCCCTGTTCGTGCACGGCGGCCCGGGGGCGGGCGCGCCGCAGCGGCCGACGAGCGCCTGGGACCCCGAGTGCTACCGGGTCATCCGCTTCGACCAGCGCAACTGCGGCCGCAGCACCCCGCACGCCAGTGACCCGGCGGCGGACATGAGCCTCAACACCACGCAGCACCTGATCGACGACATGGAGCGGCTGCGCGCACACCTCGGTATCGAGCGGTGGTTGCTGGACGGCGGCTCCTGGGGCTCGACGCTCATCCTGGCCTATGCGCAGCAGCATCCCGAGCGGGTCAGCGAGATCGTCATTCAGGCGGTGACGACGACCCGCCGCAGCGAGACCGACTGGCTCTACCGGGGCGCCGGGCGGTTCTACCCCGAGGCGTGGGACCGGTTCCGTGACGGTGTCCCCGAGGACGAGCGGGACGGCGACCTGCTCGCGGCCTACGCGCGGCTGATGGAGAACCCCGACCGGGCGGTCCGGGAGAAGGCCGCCGCCGACTGGCTGGCCTGGGAGGACGCGGTCATCTCGAACGAGCCGAACGGTGTGCCCGGCATGTACAGCAATCAGGAGGTCGACGCGCAGATCGCGTTCGTACGGATCTGCGCCCACTACTTCAGCAACGGCGCGTGGCTGGAGGAGGACCAACTGCTGCGCGACGCCCACAGGCTGGCCGGGATCCCGGCGGTACTGGTGCACGGCCGGCACGACATGGGCAGCCCGGTCCAGACGGCGTGGGAGCTGGCGAAGGCCTGGCCGGACGCACGGCTGCACATCTTCGAGGACTCCGGTCACGTCGGAGGCGAGGCGATGCGGCACACGGTCCGGGCGGCCATCGAGGAGTTCAAGAAGAGGTAG
- a CDS encoding DUF5685 family protein — translation MFGIIRPCRHRLSERLRTSWLAHLCGLCLALRDDHGQLARTATNYDGLIISVLVEAQRETIPGQSGSPAGRRKAGPCPLRGMRSAEVADGEGARLAAAVSLALASVKMRDHVQDGDGAFAHRPVAAGARAVARRWDRQSAGSGSTVGFDTGVLLTAAARQGQLEQDVVAGSSVLLVTEPTETATAAAFAHTAVLAGRPANATALAEAGRLFGRLAHLLDAAEDQAQDAASGAWNPLTATGTERAEAERLCRDAVHGIRLALKDAEFTDRALAHLLLAHETGNAVDRVFGHGAGCALPELAADGQRADGQRADGHRANGHRADVHRAEGSIIDRPPTEEPPRKSPRGALAGCAVWALMACTCQLTCCEHDDPFSRERREGWCQRNCDCICDSCNCGCDGCTACDGCECDCCCPCDC, via the coding sequence GTGTTCGGAATCATCAGGCCCTGTCGGCATCGGCTGTCGGAACGACTGCGGACCAGCTGGCTCGCACACCTCTGCGGCCTGTGCCTCGCCCTGCGCGACGACCACGGCCAGCTGGCCCGTACGGCCACCAACTACGACGGCCTGATCATCTCGGTGCTGGTCGAGGCCCAGCGCGAGACCATACCCGGGCAGTCCGGATCCCCCGCCGGACGCCGCAAGGCGGGCCCGTGCCCGCTGCGCGGGATGCGCAGCGCGGAGGTCGCCGACGGCGAGGGCGCCCGGCTCGCCGCGGCGGTGTCGCTGGCGCTGGCCTCGGTGAAGATGCGCGACCACGTCCAGGACGGCGACGGTGCGTTCGCCCACCGCCCGGTCGCGGCCGGAGCCCGCGCGGTCGCCCGCCGGTGGGACCGGCAGAGCGCGGGCAGCGGCTCCACGGTCGGCTTCGACACCGGAGTCCTGCTCACCGCGGCAGCCCGGCAGGGGCAGTTGGAGCAGGACGTGGTCGCGGGCAGCTCGGTGCTGCTGGTCACCGAACCGACCGAGACCGCGACCGCCGCCGCCTTCGCGCACACCGCCGTCCTGGCCGGGCGCCCGGCCAACGCCACCGCACTGGCCGAGGCGGGCCGGCTGTTCGGGCGCCTCGCGCACCTGCTGGACGCCGCCGAGGACCAGGCGCAGGACGCCGCGAGCGGCGCCTGGAACCCGCTGACCGCGACCGGCACCGAGCGGGCCGAGGCGGAGCGGCTCTGCCGGGACGCCGTGCACGGCATCCGACTGGCCCTCAAGGACGCCGAGTTCACCGACCGGGCGCTGGCCCACCTGCTGCTCGCGCACGAGACCGGCAACGCGGTCGACCGGGTCTTCGGGCACGGCGCCGGCTGCGCACTGCCCGAGCTCGCGGCGGACGGGCAGCGGGCGGACGGGCAGCGGGCGGACGGGCACCGGGCGAACGGTCACCGGGCGGACGTGCACCGGGCGGAAGGCTCGATCATCGACCGGCCGCCGACCGAGGAGCCGCCCCGCAAGAGCCCGCGCGGCGCGCTGGCCGGCTGCGCGGTGTGGGCGCTGATGGCCTGTACGTGCCAGCTGACGTGCTGCGAGCACGACGACCCGTTCAGCAGGGAGCGCAGGGAGGGCTGGTGCCAGCGCAACTGCGACTGCATCTGCGACAGTTGCAACTGCGGGTGCGACGGGTGCACGGCCTGCGACGGGTGCGAGTGCGACTGCTGCTGCCCCTGCGACTGCTGA
- a CDS encoding YciI family protein yields MAKYLLLKHYRGAPSAVNDVPMDQWTPEEISAHMQYMHDFATRLEGTGEFVDGQALAPEGTFVRYDGEGRPPVTDGPFAETKDLIAGWMVIDVDSYERAVELAGELSAAPGAGGKPIHEWLELRPFLTAPPTITE; encoded by the coding sequence ATGGCCAAGTACCTGCTGCTCAAGCACTACCGCGGCGCCCCGAGCGCGGTCAACGACGTGCCCATGGACCAGTGGACGCCAGAGGAGATCTCGGCGCACATGCAGTACATGCACGACTTCGCGACCCGGCTCGAAGGGACCGGCGAGTTCGTCGACGGCCAGGCGCTCGCACCCGAGGGGACGTTCGTCCGGTACGACGGCGAGGGCCGTCCGCCGGTCACCGACGGCCCGTTCGCGGAGACCAAGGACCTCATCGCCGGCTGGATGGTGATCGACGTCGACAGCTACGAGCGCGCCGTCGAGCTGGCCGGGGAGCTGTCGGCCGCCCCCGGGGCGGGCGGGAAGCCGATCCACGAGTGGCTCGAACTGCGCCCGTTCCTGACCGCGCCGCCCACCATCACCGAGTGA
- a CDS encoding DUF6188 family protein, with protein sequence MAGQIETVLCGHLVESVDGGHRLRVGLTDGLAVTVENDFRLTAPGEVRHFYPGLTMAPEGGLRALVGARVTAVRVSPGGGLELDFDTGRTIAVPPELGPDGPAEAWRVSGPDGPLFTSVPGGYLSG encoded by the coding sequence GTGGCGGGGCAGATCGAGACCGTGTTGTGCGGGCACCTGGTGGAGAGCGTCGACGGCGGCCACCGGCTGAGAGTCGGGCTCACCGACGGGCTCGCGGTCACCGTGGAGAACGACTTCCGGCTGACCGCCCCCGGCGAGGTCCGGCACTTCTACCCCGGTCTGACGATGGCGCCGGAGGGCGGCCTCCGCGCCCTGGTCGGCGCGCGGGTCACCGCCGTGCGGGTCAGCCCGGGCGGCGGGCTGGAGCTCGACTTCGACACCGGGCGCACCATCGCCGTACCGCCCGAGCTCGGGCCGGACGGCCCGGCCGAGGCCTGGCGGGTGAGCGGTCCGGACGGGCCGCTGTTCACCTCCGTCCCGGGCGGCTACCTGAGCGGCTGA
- a CDS encoding FtsX-like permease family protein, whose protein sequence is MRMLRIALKSLKVRWVSLVGAFVALALGVAMTTVMLLGLAAAMSLPGGEAVVSLVAALGTAGGVSAFVSAFVVASTFSYVVGQRRRELGLLRLAGATRAQVRRTVLAEALVLGVAASLAGCVLGRLGAPAMVGWLADVGMAPPGFTPGRQAWPLHAAFWTGLLVALGGVAVAARRAGAYGPLDALRSADVDTAALTGGRRLWGLGLVLTAATMIGWSLATDPADLLHRKTYTVQPMVLISACGLLCPALARPLLRLLARLTARRTRWAGRLVRENATAAMRRTGAIAAPVLVSVALTGSLAGALETVSAARTAEAAARTGADFVVTPPSGARPPAPATAGAPGAVRVDALTAALRAVPGTAVSPTAPTELTVVEADGTAVRTQARTADPTALAAVARLPVLTGSVTALDDGGIVLPEEWGHTAVGEPVDVILADGTRTTLRVAAVLRDGLGDNGLYVTARNAPGARTDRIDVRLTPGTDPVTAGGLLTDAASPYGAGVAGRDAWLAASAPANGRITRLRTVLVLGLALIYTGIALANTLVMATTDRRRELALLRLTGATRSQVTALVTAEAVLVVAVGAVLGCAVAAVQLGTMHGALALLRVPAPVVLPWQPIGLVTAACTLLAVPCTALSAAWALRRRPVLAVAG, encoded by the coding sequence ATGAGGATGCTGCGCATCGCGCTGAAATCGTTGAAGGTCCGCTGGGTGTCGCTGGTGGGCGCGTTCGTCGCACTGGCGCTCGGAGTCGCCATGACGACGGTGATGCTGCTCGGGCTCGCCGCTGCGATGTCGCTGCCCGGCGGGGAGGCCGTGGTCTCGCTGGTGGCGGCCCTCGGCACGGCGGGCGGGGTGAGCGCGTTCGTGTCGGCGTTCGTCGTCGCGTCGACGTTCTCGTACGTCGTCGGCCAGCGGCGGCGCGAACTGGGCCTGTTGCGGCTGGCCGGTGCGACCCGGGCCCAGGTGCGGCGGACCGTCCTCGCGGAGGCGCTGGTCCTCGGCGTGGCCGCCTCGCTGGCGGGCTGCGTGCTCGGCCGGCTCGGGGCCCCCGCGATGGTGGGGTGGCTGGCGGACGTCGGCATGGCACCGCCCGGCTTCACGCCCGGCCGGCAGGCCTGGCCGCTGCACGCGGCGTTCTGGACGGGCCTGCTGGTGGCGCTGGGCGGGGTGGCGGTGGCCGCCCGCCGCGCCGGGGCGTACGGGCCGTTGGACGCGCTGCGCTCCGCGGACGTGGACACCGCCGCGCTGACCGGCGGCCGTCGGCTGTGGGGCCTGGGGCTGGTGCTGACCGCCGCGACCATGATCGGCTGGAGCCTGGCCACGGACCCGGCCGACCTGCTCCACCGCAAGACCTACACCGTGCAGCCGATGGTGCTGATCAGCGCCTGCGGGCTGCTCTGCCCCGCGCTCGCCCGTCCGCTGCTGCGGCTGCTCGCCCGGCTCACGGCCCGCCGCACCCGCTGGGCCGGCCGGCTGGTCCGCGAGAACGCCACGGCGGCCATGCGGCGCACCGGCGCGATCGCCGCCCCCGTGCTGGTGTCGGTGGCGCTCACCGGCTCACTGGCCGGCGCGCTGGAGACGGTGAGCGCCGCGCGCACGGCCGAAGCCGCCGCGCGTACCGGCGCCGACTTCGTCGTCACCCCGCCCTCCGGTGCCCGGCCGCCGGCACCCGCAACAGCCGGCGCTCCGGGCGCTGTCCGCGTCGACGCGCTCACGGCCGCCCTGCGAGCCGTCCCCGGCACGGCGGTCTCCCCCACCGCTCCCACCGAGCTCACGGTGGTCGAGGCCGACGGCACCGCCGTCCGGACTCAGGCGCGGACGGCCGACCCCACCGCGCTCGCGGCGGTCGCCCGGCTGCCCGTGCTCACCGGCTCGGTGACCGCCCTCGACGACGGCGGCATCGTGCTGCCCGAGGAGTGGGGACACACCGCCGTCGGCGAGCCGGTGGACGTCATCCTGGCGGACGGCACCCGGACCACCCTGCGTGTCGCCGCCGTCCTGCGCGACGGACTCGGCGACAACGGCCTGTACGTGACCGCGCGCAACGCCCCGGGCGCCCGCACCGACCGGATCGACGTCCGCCTGACGCCCGGCACCGACCCCGTCACCGCCGGCGGGCTCCTCACCGACGCCGCCAGTCCGTACGGCGCGGGCGTCGCCGGCCGGGACGCCTGGCTGGCCGCGAGCGCACCGGCGAACGGCCGGATCACCCGGCTGCGGACCGTCCTCGTGCTGGGCCTCGCCCTGATCTACACCGGCATCGCCCTCGCCAACACCCTCGTCATGGCGACCACCGACCGCCGGCGCGAACTCGCCCTGCTCCGCCTCACCGGCGCCACCCGGTCCCAGGTGACGGCCCTGGTCACCGCCGAGGCGGTGCTCGTCGTCGCCGTCGGCGCCGTCCTCGGCTGCGCCGTCGCCGCCGTCCAACTCGGCACCATGCACGGGGCCCTGGCCCTGCTGCGGGTGCCCGCCCCAGTGGTCCTGCCGTGGCAGCCGATCGGGCTGGTCACCGCGGCCTGCACCCTCCTGGCGGTCCCGTGCACCGCGCTGTCCGCCGCCTGGGCACTGCGCCGCAGGCCCGTCCTCGCGGTGGCCGGCTGA
- a CDS encoding sensor domain-containing protein: MSGGTAGVWRELTRPAFLRSSLPWRAAGYLLASGTAGLLLCAALLVTAVTAGVLAAVLVGLPLLAALALVGLPFAAWERWLLRAVRLYDAIPGAGPHQVPSRPGLPAWLRLRYREQATWRELGFAVLAAFVLWPVELVVVGCALAVPGYLIAALPLLLADGDQVNVLKLWQVHSPLVAAALTLAGVVALALAAYPLTAVAAGRAALAGTVLAPAGQELRIGELVSSRARLVDAFEAERRRIERDLHDGAQQRLVALAMALGLARLDAEPDSELASRLADAHRQADHVLAELRELINGIHPQVLTDHGLPDACADAADRSPVPVEVAFELTGRLPAAVESAGYFAVSEALTNLAKHSGARSARIHGHHARGLLVIEVLDDGRGGADPALGTGLTGLADRVAVVDGVLTLSSPPGGPTVLRMEIPCTPIATAA, from the coding sequence ATGAGCGGCGGGACGGCAGGCGTCTGGCGGGAGTTGACGCGTCCGGCGTTCCTGCGGAGCTCGCTGCCGTGGCGGGCGGCCGGCTATCTGCTGGCCAGCGGTACCGCCGGGCTGCTGCTCTGCGCGGCGCTGCTGGTGACCGCGGTGACCGCCGGTGTGCTCGCCGCGGTGCTGGTGGGCCTGCCGTTGCTGGCGGCGCTGGCGCTGGTCGGCCTGCCGTTCGCGGCCTGGGAGCGCTGGCTGCTGCGCGCGGTGCGCCTGTACGACGCGATACCCGGGGCGGGGCCGCACCAGGTCCCGTCCCGCCCCGGCCTGCCGGCCTGGCTGAGGCTGCGCTACCGGGAGCAGGCGACCTGGCGCGAGCTCGGCTTCGCCGTGCTCGCCGCCTTCGTGCTGTGGCCGGTCGAGCTCGTCGTCGTGGGCTGCGCGCTCGCCGTACCGGGCTACCTGATCGCGGCGCTGCCGCTGCTGCTCGCGGACGGCGACCAGGTGAACGTGCTGAAGCTGTGGCAGGTCCACTCCCCGCTGGTGGCCGCGGCGTTGACGCTCGCCGGGGTGGTGGCGCTGGCGCTGGCGGCCTATCCGCTGACCGCGGTGGCGGCCGGCCGGGCGGCCCTGGCCGGGACGGTGCTGGCGCCCGCCGGACAGGAGCTGCGGATCGGTGAACTGGTCAGCTCCCGCGCCCGGTTGGTGGACGCGTTCGAGGCGGAGCGGCGCCGGATCGAACGCGACCTCCATGACGGCGCCCAGCAGCGGCTGGTGGCCCTGGCCATGGCACTGGGCCTGGCCAGGCTGGACGCCGAGCCGGACAGTGAGCTCGCGTCGCGGCTCGCCGACGCGCACCGCCAGGCCGACCATGTCCTCGCCGAGCTCCGTGAGTTGATCAACGGGATCCATCCGCAGGTGCTCACCGACCACGGACTCCCGGACGCCTGCGCGGACGCCGCCGACCGCTCGCCCGTTCCCGTGGAGGTCGCCTTCGAGCTGACCGGCCGGCTGCCCGCGGCGGTGGAGTCGGCCGGCTACTTCGCGGTGTCGGAGGCGCTCACCAACCTCGCCAAGCACAGCGGCGCCCGATCGGCCCGCATCCACGGGCACCACGCCCGGGGCCTGTTGGTGATCGAGGTGTTGGACGACGGACGCGGCGGCGCCGACCCGGCGCTCGGTACCGGTCTCACCGGCCTGGCCGACCGGGTCGCGGTGGTGGACGGCGTCCTCACCCTCAGCAGCCCGCCCGGCGGGCCGACCGTACTGCGCATGGAGATCCCCTGCACGCCGATCGCCACCGCCGCATGA
- a CDS encoding TetR/AcrR family transcriptional regulator has protein sequence MAGETGRPLRADAQRNRDKILSAAVRVFAEEGLDAHLERIAKEAGVGSGTLYRNFPTREALIEAAYRNELSRLCDAAPDLLATLAPREALRAWMGRFIDYATAKLGMADALRALVESGVNPYAQSHEMMLAALASLLAAGVEAGAVRSDIGATDMFAALTGIALASGKPEQREQAERLLDLTLDGLSTGRH, from the coding sequence ATGGCCGGAGAGACAGGGCGCCCGCTGCGGGCCGACGCGCAGCGCAACCGGGACAAGATCCTCTCCGCCGCCGTGCGCGTCTTCGCCGAGGAAGGACTGGACGCGCACCTGGAGCGCATCGCCAAGGAGGCCGGCGTCGGCTCCGGCACGCTCTACCGCAACTTCCCCACCCGGGAGGCCCTCATCGAGGCCGCCTACCGCAACGAGCTGAGCCGGCTCTGCGACGCCGCCCCCGACCTGCTGGCCACGCTCGCCCCCCGCGAGGCCCTGCGCGCCTGGATGGGCCGCTTCATCGACTACGCGACCGCCAAACTCGGCATGGCCGACGCCCTGCGCGCCCTCGTCGAATCCGGCGTCAACCCCTACGCGCAGAGCCACGAGATGATGCTGGCCGCGCTGGCCTCGCTCCTCGCCGCCGGCGTCGAGGCCGGCGCCGTCCGCTCCGACATCGGCGCCACCGACATGTTCGCCGCCCTCACCGGCATCGCCCTCGCCTCCGGCAAACCGGAACAGCGCGAGCAGGCCGAACGCCTCCTCGACCTCACCCTGGACGGCCTGAGCACCGGCCGGCACTGA